The following coding sequences lie in one Bordetella genomosp. 9 genomic window:
- a CDS encoding branched-chain amino acid ABC transporter permease produces the protein MLTYLLSILVIMGIYMLLALALDLQYGFTGLINFGLAGFFGVGAYASALLTMKAGWSPLLSFPAAMLLAALLAWPLGRVALRLRDDYLAIVTLGFSEIVRLILVQEQWLTNGVQGIPGVPRLGAGWGDARFSDMLLLALLALSIAAAVALLRRVTHSPYGRTIQAIRDDETAVRVLGKEPARFKTQVLMLGAAVSGLAGAYFAHYMTYIVPEQFVPLVTFYVWMAIIMGGVARLSGSVIGAVLLVVFLEGVRFTRGYIPGISDADMGSVQLGVVGLVLILFMRWRPQGLFGARGAR, from the coding sequence ATGCTGACCTATCTGCTCTCCATCCTGGTGATCATGGGCATCTATATGCTCCTGGCGCTGGCGCTGGATCTTCAGTACGGCTTCACCGGGCTCATCAATTTCGGCCTGGCGGGGTTCTTCGGCGTGGGCGCCTACGCGTCGGCGCTGCTGACGATGAAGGCCGGTTGGTCGCCGCTGCTGTCCTTTCCCGCCGCCATGCTGCTTGCCGCGCTGCTGGCATGGCCGCTCGGCCGCGTGGCGCTGCGGCTGCGCGACGACTATCTGGCCATCGTCACGCTCGGGTTCTCCGAGATCGTCCGGCTGATCCTGGTGCAGGAGCAGTGGCTGACCAACGGCGTGCAGGGCATCCCGGGCGTTCCCCGCCTGGGCGCGGGCTGGGGCGATGCGCGATTCAGCGACATGCTGCTGCTGGCGCTGCTGGCGCTGTCCATCGCCGCGGCCGTGGCGCTGCTGCGCCGGGTCACGCACAGCCCTTACGGCCGGACCATCCAGGCGATCCGCGATGACGAGACGGCGGTGCGCGTGCTGGGCAAGGAGCCCGCCCGCTTCAAGACGCAGGTGCTGATGCTGGGCGCCGCGGTATCGGGTCTGGCCGGGGCGTACTTCGCGCATTACATGACCTATATCGTGCCCGAGCAATTCGTGCCGCTGGTGACGTTCTACGTTTGGATGGCGATCATCATGGGCGGCGTCGCGCGGCTGTCGGGCAGCGTCATCGGCGCGGTGCTTCTGGTCGTGTTCCTGGAAGGCGTGCGCTTCACGCGCGGCTACATCCCCGGCATTTCGGATGCGGACATGGGCAGCGTGCAGCTGGGCGTCGTGGGGCTCGTCCTGATCCTGTTCATGCGCTGGCGCCCGCAAGGGCTGTTCGGCGCCAGGGGCGCGCGATGA
- a CDS encoding branched-chain amino acid ABC transporter permease: protein MSYADYINLAINGLVEGLIIALPALALTLVYGLARFPNAATGDIVAAGGYAGLAAHHFSGSVLAAGVAGAAGGAAASLLAFVLAFRPVIRRSVITLLLTSIGVGFVIRAALGVAFGHDPKAFDLPLERAWRFGDISIAPADLSLAALTLSTLLLVFAMLYATPLGRALRAIADDPDLARVSGIRRGRCMLAMWTIAGVVCGIAGTVVGMRTVVYPDAGWNMLLPAFAAAVVGGLGNPLGAVMGALLLGLLQELSTPFVGFVYKIALGYVFMMIVLLLRPRGLFNRPQGVR, encoded by the coding sequence GTGTCATACGCCGACTACATCAATCTGGCCATCAACGGGCTGGTGGAAGGGCTGATCATCGCCCTGCCGGCGCTGGCGCTGACCCTGGTCTACGGGCTGGCGCGATTTCCGAACGCCGCGACGGGCGACATCGTCGCGGCAGGCGGCTATGCCGGCCTGGCGGCGCACCACTTCAGCGGATCGGTGCTGGCGGCGGGCGTGGCCGGCGCCGCCGGCGGCGCGGCCGCCTCGCTGCTGGCCTTCGTGCTGGCGTTCCGTCCGGTCATCCGCCGCTCCGTCATCACGCTGCTGCTCACCTCCATCGGCGTGGGCTTCGTGATCCGGGCGGCGCTGGGCGTGGCTTTCGGGCACGACCCCAAGGCCTTCGACCTGCCGCTGGAGCGCGCATGGCGTTTCGGCGATATCTCCATCGCCCCGGCGGACCTGAGCCTGGCGGCGCTGACCCTGTCCACGCTGCTGCTGGTGTTCGCCATGCTTTATGCGACGCCGCTGGGCCGGGCGCTGCGCGCCATCGCCGACGATCCCGACCTGGCGCGTGTCAGCGGCATCCGCCGCGGCCGCTGCATGCTCGCGATGTGGACGATCGCCGGCGTGGTGTGCGGCATCGCGGGCACGGTGGTGGGCATGCGCACGGTGGTGTACCCCGACGCGGGCTGGAACATGCTGCTGCCGGCCTTCGCCGCCGCGGTGGTGGGCGGACTGGGCAATCCGCTGGGCGCCGTCATGGGTGCGCTGCTGCTGGGCCTGCTGCAGGAACTGTCCACGCCGTTCGTGGGCTTCGTCTACAAGATCGCGCTGGGCTATGTGTTCATGATGATCGTCCTGCTGTTGCGACCGCGCGGGCTCTTCAACCGGCCGCAGGGAGTGCGCTGA
- a CDS encoding ABC transporter substrate-binding protein, whose amino-acid sequence MNRRHFVAVSLAAALASASLPVLAQTSDFVIGALSPLTGSGAPYGPGMVKAIQLAAQEINAAGGAQGARFRVVVEDTQTAPQSAVTGAKKMIEVDKVRAILGCWSSGESLAVIPLTNEANIPLMHASGAPALSADANTKRLGFRFQATNGRFGQAFAKIAERQGYKAPATMAFNNASGIGNTEGFTQAWKTAGGKVVASVVYEPNRPSYRSELQSVLRAKPDVIVTGSYLADTTILLREWYQTGADTHWIIPGWAANNDLIKALGPKVTEGVISVESVSNENAPNYAHVRDALGKQGVDVAGNVYAPMAYDQAIVLGLAVQALGPKASGPELAKKMHELGNAGGEPVYSFAEGKKLLEAGKRVTYVGASSALNFDEYNDVTPDFAASFVENGKLVRKYVVKL is encoded by the coding sequence ATGAACCGCCGTCATTTCGTTGCTGTATCGCTGGCCGCCGCGCTGGCCAGTGCCAGCCTGCCCGTCCTGGCGCAGACGTCGGATTTCGTCATCGGCGCGCTGAGCCCGTTGACGGGGTCCGGGGCGCCTTACGGCCCGGGCATGGTCAAGGCCATCCAACTGGCCGCGCAGGAAATCAATGCCGCCGGCGGCGCACAGGGCGCGCGGTTCCGCGTCGTGGTCGAAGACACGCAGACCGCGCCGCAGTCGGCGGTGACCGGCGCCAAGAAAATGATTGAAGTAGACAAGGTGCGCGCCATCCTGGGCTGCTGGAGCTCGGGCGAATCGCTCGCCGTCATCCCGCTCACCAACGAGGCCAATATCCCGCTGATGCATGCCTCCGGTGCGCCGGCCCTGAGCGCGGACGCCAATACCAAGCGGCTGGGCTTCCGCTTCCAGGCCACCAACGGCCGTTTCGGCCAGGCGTTCGCCAAGATCGCGGAGCGGCAGGGCTACAAGGCGCCCGCCACCATGGCGTTCAACAATGCTTCCGGCATCGGCAATACCGAAGGCTTTACGCAGGCGTGGAAGACGGCGGGCGGCAAGGTCGTGGCCAGCGTGGTGTACGAACCGAACCGGCCTTCCTACCGGTCCGAACTGCAGTCGGTGCTGCGCGCCAAGCCCGACGTGATCGTCACTGGCTCGTATCTGGCGGACACCACCATTCTGCTGCGCGAGTGGTACCAGACCGGCGCCGACACGCACTGGATCATTCCGGGATGGGCGGCGAACAACGACCTGATCAAGGCGCTGGGGCCGAAGGTGACCGAAGGCGTCATTTCGGTGGAGTCGGTCAGCAACGAGAACGCGCCCAACTATGCCCACGTGCGCGATGCGCTCGGCAAACAAGGCGTGGATGTGGCGGGCAACGTGTACGCCCCCATGGCGTACGACCAGGCCATCGTGCTGGGCCTGGCGGTGCAGGCGCTCGGACCGAAGGCCAGCGGCCCCGAGCTGGCGAAGAAGATGCACGAACTGGGCAATGCCGGCGGCGAGCCGGTCTACAGTTTCGCGGAAGGCAAGAAACTGCTGGAGGCCGGCAAGCGCGTCACCTACGTCGGCGCATCCAGCGCACTGAATTTCGACGAATACAACGACGTGACGCCGGACTTCGCCGCTTCCTTCGTGGAAAACGGCAAGCTGGTGCGCAAGTACGTGGTCAAGCTGTAG
- a CDS encoding GntR family transcriptional regulator → MTASVLPPAAGNPKLVRRTTVDLVLDALRQRILCGQLRPGEALRQEALAEELGVSRIPVREAIRRLEAEGLVSVHAHRGAFVCPVSSTEVIETFELRLQVEPWLFGEAIRVAKGTTLTQARAALEETRHADAAGWGRANWRLHEALYLPARRDLAMTVLRQLHDRGDRYLRFQVVNVPLREQAYAEHLALIEYAERGDVRAATRALRTHIQVALEQVVNVVAELSQPPAD, encoded by the coding sequence ATGACCGCTTCCGTTCTTCCGCCCGCCGCCGGCAATCCGAAACTCGTCCGCCGCACCACTGTTGACCTGGTCCTCGATGCGCTGCGCCAGCGGATTCTTTGCGGCCAGTTGCGGCCGGGCGAAGCGTTGCGCCAGGAAGCGCTGGCGGAAGAGCTGGGCGTCAGCCGCATCCCCGTGCGCGAAGCGATACGGCGCCTGGAAGCCGAGGGGCTGGTTTCCGTGCATGCGCACCGCGGCGCCTTCGTTTGCCCGGTGTCATCGACCGAGGTCATCGAGACGTTCGAGCTGCGTCTGCAGGTCGAACCCTGGCTGTTCGGCGAGGCGATCCGCGTTGCCAAGGGCACGACGCTGACGCAGGCGCGGGCCGCCCTGGAGGAAACGCGGCATGCGGACGCGGCGGGCTGGGGCCGCGCGAACTGGCGTTTGCACGAAGCGCTGTACCTGCCGGCGCGGCGCGACCTTGCCATGACCGTGCTGCGGCAGCTGCACGACCGGGGCGACCGCTATCTGCGCTTCCAGGTGGTCAACGTGCCGCTGCGCGAACAGGCATACGCCGAGCATCTGGCCTTGATCGAGTACGCCGAACGCGGGGACGTCCGCGCGGCCACGCGCGCGCTGCGAACCCACATCCAGGTGGCGCTGGAACAGGTGGTGAACGTGGTGGCGGAACTGAGCCAGCCGCCGGCGGATTGA
- a CDS encoding GNAT family N-acetyltransferase, translating into MRRLSVTLTIRPIEPQDEARWRCLWDGYTRFYEREPDETLTRHTWARIMDPHAPVHAIVAVEDATVIGIANYILHENTSTLTPVCYLQDLYVDPDARAQGVGKQLIDWLIAEMKTRGWSRLYWNTKENNYRARGLYDKYTPHSGFVRYVVPNEDL; encoded by the coding sequence GTGCGACGCCTATCCGTGACCCTGACCATCCGCCCCATCGAACCGCAGGACGAAGCGCGCTGGCGTTGCCTGTGGGACGGCTATACCCGTTTCTACGAACGCGAGCCGGACGAAACGCTGACGCGCCACACATGGGCGCGCATCATGGATCCGCACGCGCCCGTCCATGCCATCGTCGCCGTGGAGGACGCAACGGTGATCGGCATCGCGAATTACATCCTGCATGAGAACACGTCGACGCTGACGCCCGTGTGCTATCTGCAGGACCTGTACGTCGATCCGGACGCGCGGGCGCAAGGGGTCGGCAAGCAGCTGATCGACTGGCTCATCGCCGAGATGAAGACCCGCGGATGGTCGCGGCTGTACTGGAACACCAAGGAAAACAACTATCGGGCGCGCGGACTGTACGACAAGTACACCCCGCACAGCGGCTTTGTCCGCTACGTCGTCCCGAACGAGGATCTTTGA